The genomic region TGTCGGCGGTCACCGCCGGGGGGAGGGCCGGCGGCACCCCGGACTACGTGACCGACGGCGGCACGCGGGAGAAGGCCGTCACGGAGGCCGACGTCGTCCGTGCACACGTCCGGGCATCGGGCTACTGGGACGAGCACGACGATGAACGAGACGACTGACCGGCTCGTCGGCCGGCGCCACGAGCGCGCCGACCTGTCGGTGATCCCGCCGTCGGTCGCCCGCGAGGAGGTCGACTCGAACGGGGCCGTCGGCGCGATCGCCTATCCCCATCGGATCTACGAGGTGTCGGTCGCGATCCCCCGGCGATTCCTCGGCGATCGCCTCGAAGAGTACGTCGTGAGCGTCGATCTCGCCCGTCGGCTCGCAGTCCGGGCCGACACCGTCCCCGAAACCGACACGCGGACCGTCAGGGACGTGCTGGTCGTCCCCGCGGAGCTCTCGGCCGAGCAGGCCGACGAGAAGGTCCGCGAGGCGGTGTTCGGGTGGTGTCTGCGTCGGTTCACGATGGGCGCGCCGCCCGAGATAGCGATCAACGGCGTCGTCGACGTCCACAAGCTGTTCTGGCTCGCCGCCCGCCCCGAGGGTGACGCCATCGTCGACAGCGTCCGGGGTTCCGCCGAGCCGCTCGTCGAGTGACGGAATCCGCGTGAACAATTACTATACTAATCCTGACTAGATACCGCCGTGGGACCGCGTCATACGGTAGCACTTCTTCGGCAAGATTCATAACTACAAGCGTTCTACGCCGGGTATACAGGAGTACCCGAGAGAAGCGAAATGAAATCTGTAAATATATCAAAATTCAAAAATATTGGCCTGTTCGCGCTGCTCGCGGTCGTGTGGGGGATGTCGTATCCCGCGATCAACGTCGGGCTCGAATCGTTGCCGCCAGTGCTCTTCGCGGCGGTGCGATACGACATCGCGGCGCTGTTGCTGTTCGGATACGTCGCCGTCACCCGGACGGCGTGGCGCCCGACGACGTACGACGACTGGACGCTGATCCTCGTCGGAGGCGTGTTGCTCGTGGGCGCGCACTTCGCGCTGTTGTTCTCGGGCCAGCAGTACGTCACCGGCGGGGTCGCCTCGATCGTCCTGAGCCTGACGCCGGTGATGACGCCCGTGTTCGCCATCGCGCTCCTGCCCGACGAGCGCCTCGGCGTCATGGGCGTTCTCGGGCTGGCGTTCGGGCTGCTCGGCGTGGGGATCATCGCCCAGCCCGGCCCGGAGGCGCTCGCGGGCGGCCAGCTCTACGGCGTGGCTCTGCTCGTCGCGAGCGCGATGAGCTTCGCGCTCGGGGCGGTGCTCACCGTTCGGATGCGGACGACGCTGCCGATGCTCCCGCTGCAGGCGTGGATGATGACCGTCGGGGCGCTCTTCTTGCACCTGACGAGCGCCGTTCACCCCGGCGAGACGCTCGCCGACGCGGCGTGGACGCCCGAGGCGCTCGCGGCCGTCGCCTTCCTCGCGGTGTTCGCGAGCGCGGTCGGCTACCTCGCGTACTTCGACCTGCAGGAGCGCGTCGGCCCCATCGAGACCAGCCTCGTCAACTACGCGACCCCCGTGGTGGCGACGACCAGCGGCTGGGCGCTTCTGGGCGAGCCGGTGACCGACGCGACGATACTCGGCTTCGCGACCATCGCCTTCGGCTTCTGGCTGTGTAAGTGGTCGGCGTTCACGTGGAAGGTCTCGGGACTGGCCGACCGCGTGCGCCACCGCCGGGCGTTTCGCTCGCCCGATCTGGTGGTCGTCGGCGGCAACGTCTACTACCGTTGCCGGTAATCACGATCGGGCATCGGTTTTTCGCCCGGCGTACCACACCGGCACACGACTAAGGGGCCGACGGCCCTCGCGGCGAGTGTAATGTCGCTCGAAGGCGAACGAGCACCCGACTTCACGCTCGAAAGCACCGCCGGCGAACCGATCACGCTCTCCGATACCCTCGAGGACGGCCCAACGGTCGTGGTCATCAACCGCGGGCACTGGTGTAGCTTCTGTGGCGAGCAGTTGCAAACGTTCAGCGAGATCTCCTACGACCTCTGGTTCAACGACGACGTAAACATCCTGCCCGTGGTGACGAGTTCGATCGGGGAGGCCACCGAGATGCGCGACCGCTACGACCTCGACATCCAGCTGCTCGCCGACCCCGACGGCGAGGTCGCGGAGCGCTACAGCGGCACCGAGGAGACCAGCCACGGCGTGACGGGCGTCTCGGGCGTCTACGTCATCGACGGGGAGGGGACGGTTCGCTACGAACAGGTCGCCGACGACCTCACCGACCGGGTCTACGGCAACTGGGTGCGCTACTTCATCCGTAACGGCTTCGAGGACCCCTTCTAGAACCGCCGGGGCTATAGGGATCATCGTAACCAATCGGAAACCCCTGTGGCCCATCGACCGACTCAGTCCCTTGATTCCGAGTGAGGAAATCCATGAACTTCTACGATAATCCCTATATGACTCGCGTGGCCGTTCCTTCGATATGGACACCGCGCTCGTCATCGGCGGCACCCGCTTCATCGGTCGCCACACCGTCGAGGAACTGCTCGATCACGGGTACGAGGTGACGATCTTCAACCGCGGGACTCACGAGAACCCCTTCGCGACCGTCGAGGGCGTGACTCACGTCGAGGGCGATAGGGGCGACGAAACGGCGTTGGAGGCGACGGCCGTCTCAGTCGATCCCGATCTCGTGATCGACTGCGTGGCCTACCACCCCGAGGGGGTGCGGACCGCGACCGAGGTCTTTTCCGACTCCCGCTACGTCTACGTCTCGAGCGGCGCGGCCTACGCCCGCCGGGAGGTGCCCCAGCGCGAGGGCGAGACGCCGCTCGAACCCTGTAGTCCGGAGCAGGCCGACGACGACTCGATGGGGAGCTACGGCCCGCGGAAGGCCGAGGGAGACCGGGTAGTCGTGGAAGCCGCCGGACGGGGGATCGAGGCGATGGCGGTCCGGCCCTGCATCGTCTACGGGCCCCACGACTACACCGAGCGCCTCGACTACTGGATCAGTAGGGTAAGAAATCACGACCGGGTCGTCGTCCCGGGCGACGGCCAGCACCTCCAGCACCTCGCGTACGTCGCGGACGTCGCGAGCGCGCTGCGGGTCGTCGGCGAGGACGGGGTCGCGGGCGAGGCCTACAACGTCGGCGACCGGCGACTGCTCACGCTCGCGGAACTCATCGAAACGATCGCCGACGCGGCGGGAACCGACGTGGAGGTCGTCCCCGCGGGCGAGCGCGAACTCGCCGCGGGCGGCCTCTCGCCGACGGACTTCCCCCTCTACCGGGAGTACCCGCACGTCCTCTCGACGGCGAGGCTCGCGTCGCTGGACTGGGAGTCGACGCCCGTCGGGGAGGCGATGAGCCGAACCGTCGCGGACCACGAGAAGAGCGGCCGCGACGGAAGCGAGCACGACCCCGGCCGCGAGGCGGAAGAACGCGTGCTCGGCGTGCTCGATACGCTCTAACTCCCGACCTCGCGGTCGGCGGTCGAGAACAGCTCCTCGAACTCATTGGGGAGCTGATCCATGAGATCCTCGAACTCCTCGCCGACGGCCTCGGCGAGCGTTCCGAGGACGGCCCTGACCCGCTCGTCGCGCTCGTCGAGGTCGGCGTCGACCCCGCCCGCGATCCGCGCGACGAACTCCTCGCGGGAGAGCGTCGCGGGGTCGCCGTGGTGGTGGGTCAGGCTCTCGGCGATCGGTCGCGGCAGTCGCTCGGCCATGTCGCGGGCTTGGCCCTCGCCGATCCGCTCGCTGAGGACTTCGAGGGTCGCGTGGGTGATCGCGAGCGACTCGCCCTCGTCGAACTCGGCGCTCGATTCGACCCGGTCGTAGAACTCGGCTTCGTCCATACAGGGACGGGGAGCGCCCGGCCCGTCGGCGTCGTGCCTGAGGATTCAGGGGCTTCAAGAGCAAACGGTTTGAGCGGCGGGCGTCTCCTCCCGGTATGTTCGAGAAGTCCAGCTGGATCCGCCTCCCGCGGAACGTCCTGATCGGCCACGGCGTCCTCGACCGGGCCGTCGAGGCCATCGACGACCTGCACCTCTCGGGCCGTCCGCTGATCGTCACCAGCCCGACGCCCAGGGAGATCGCCGCCGACCGCGTGATCGAGGGATTCGGCGATCGGGGGGTCGAGCCGGCGGTCATCGTCGTCGAGGAGGCGAGTTTCACCGCCGTGCAGGAGGTGATCGAGGCCGCCCGAAGCGAGGAGGCGAGCTACCTCATCGGGATCGGCGGCGGGAAGGCCATCGACATCGCGAAGATGGCGAGCGACGAGATCGAAACCGGCTTCGTCTCGGTGCCGACGGCGGCGAGCCACGACGGGATCGTCTCCGGGAGGGGGTCCGTTCCCGAGGGCGACACCCGCCACTCGGTGGCCGCCGACCCGCCCGTCGCGGTGGTCGCCGATACGACCGTGCTCGCGAACGCGCCGTGGGAACTCACGACCGCCGGCTGTGCGGACATCATCTCGAACTACACCGCCGTCAAGGACTGGCGGCTCGCCAATCGCCTGCAGAACGTCGAGTACTCCGAGTACGCGGCGGCGCTCTCGGAGATGACCGCCGAGATGCTCGTGGGCAACGCCGACTCGATCAAGAAGGGCCTCGAGGAGTCGGCGTGGATCGTCACGAAGGCGCTGGTCTCCTCGGGCGTGGCGATGTCCATCGCGGGGTCGTCCCGTCCGGCCTCGGGCGCGGAACACCTCTTTTCCCACCAGCTCGACCGGATCGCCCCCGGCAGGGCGCTCCACGGCCACCAGGTCGGCGTCGGCTCGATCATGGTCGAGTACCTCCACAGCGGCGAGAGCGGCCGCTGGAGCGCGATCCGGGACGCGCTCTCGGGCATCGACGCGCCGACGACGGCGGCCGAACTCGGGATCGAGGAACGGGAGGTGATCGAGGCGCTGACGAGCGCCCACGAGATCCGCGACCGCTACACCATCCTCGGCAACGGCATGAACGAGCGGGCGGCCCGCGAGGCCGCGACCGTGACCGGCGTGATCTGAGACTGTCGGTCATTCCTGTGAATCGACCGCTGGAAGACGGGACCCACTCGCGCGCTGGCCCGTCACAGCAGACACGCGCCCATGAGCGTCCCATGACCGACGGTATGAGCCGTCAGTCCCCGGCCGTGTTCGCCTCCTCGGTCGGCAGCCAGCCGTCGTCGGCGTCGACCCTGCCGGCGAGGACGGCGTTGAGGATCGCGCCGAACAGCAGGATCAGCCCGCCGAGATACAGCCACGTGAGCACCAACAGGACCGCACCGGCGATCCCGTAGAGTTCGACGCTGTCGGCGGTACTCGCGTACACGCGGAAGACCAGCGCCGACAGCGTCCACGCGACCGCCGAGAACGTCGCGCCGGGGATCGCCTCCCGAACCGGGACCGCCTCGGCGGGGAACCGGTAGTACATCGGGAGGAACGCCAGCAAGAACGCCCCGAACAGCAGCGGGACGCTGAGGACGGTCCACGCGGCGCTGTCGACCGCGAGCGAGAGGGCGACACCGACGCCCACGAGCAGGGAGAACGCGAGCACGACCGTCACGAAGACGAGCAGGGTATCGGTGGCCTTGCGCAGGCCCGATCGGCGTTTCCGCGTCCCGTAGACCTCGCTGAAGGCCATGTTGACCGCCTGAAACATCGTCGCCGTGCTGTAGGCGAAGATCCCCGCGGCGATCAGCCCCGCCCGGCGGCGACCGCTTCCACCGCCCGCGATCTGGCCGATCACCGTCTCGACCTCGGGGCCCCGGAGGCCGGTAGCCGACTCAAGCACTCGCGCCGTCGTCTCGGGGCTCTGGACGATCGAGATCGCGATCGTCGCGAGCAACAGGAGGGGAATCAGGGAGTTGAACGCGTAGTAGCCCAGTCCGGCGGCCGTGACGGTGACGTGACGCTCCCGACCGACGGCGACCGCCGTCTTCAGCGCCCGGCCCCACTCGCGGTACTCGATCATCACCCCGATCCTCGGCACGGATGCGGGTAGGCGCTTCGGATCGCGGGCAGGGAAGACTATACGGCTGGCCGGAGAGCGACGAATATGGCGGACGATCACGACCACGACCGCAGGCTCGTCGCCGGCTGGGAGGGGCGGTACTTCGAGGACTTCGAGGTCGGCGACGTCTACAAACACCCCTACGGGCGCACCGTCACCGAGACCGACAACGTCTGGTTCACCAACCTGACGATGAACCTCAACCCGATGCACTTCAACGAGGCCTACGCCGCCGACACCGAGTTCGGCGAGCGCCTCGTCGACGGCACTTTTATTATTGCGCTCGCGGTGGGCATGAGCGTCATCGACGTCTCGATGAACGCCACCGCCAACCTCGGCTACGATAGGATCAGGCATCACGCGCCGGTCTTCCACGGCGACACGATCCTCGCCGAGAGCGAGGTCCTAGAGAAACGCGAGAGCGAGTCACGGGACCACGTCGGGATCGTCACGACCGAACTCCGGGCGTACAACGAGGAGGGAACGAAGGTGCTCTCGCTCGAACGGACGCCGATGGTGCTCAAACGCGAGTACGCCGCACCCTCGCCCGAACGACCGACCGGGTGGCCCGAGGGCGTCGGCACCCAACCCGAGGACCTCGATTAGACGTACTCGTCGAGGAACGCCGCGATCTTCGTGTAGGCCTCGATGCGGTTCTCTAGCTTGGTGAAGCCGTGGCCCTCGTCCTCGAAGATCAGCGTCTCAACGGGGACGTGTTCGCTCGCACGCTCGGCGATCTGTTCGGCCTCACCCACCGGAACGCGGGGGTCGTTCTCGCCGTGGAGGACGAACAGCGGGGCCTCGATCGAATCGATGGTGTTGATCGGCGAGACGGATTCGAGGAACTCGCGGTCGTGCTCCAAGGAGCCGTACTCGGCCTCCCGGAGTTCGCGCCGCCAGTCGCCCGTGTTCTCGAGGAACGTGACAAAGTTCGCGATGCCGACGATGTCGATCCCGGCGGCCCACAGGTCGGGGTACTGGGTGAGCGCGGCGAGCACCATGAACCCCCCGTAGGAGCCGCCGAGCGCGACGACCCTGTTCGGATCGATCTCCGACCGTTCGTGGAGCCACTCGACGCCCGCACGGATGTCGGCGACGCTGTCCATGCGCCTCTCGACGTCGTCCAGATGGGTGTACTCGCGGCCGTACCCCGACGACCCGCGGACGTTGGGCTCGAAGTAGGCGTATCCCCGGTCGAGGAAGTACTGCTTGACCGGGTTGAACGACGGTCGGCGCTGGGCCTCGGGCCCGCCGTGGATGTCGACGATGACCGGCACGCCCCCGCTCGCCCCCTCGGGCAGCGTGAAGAACGCCGGTACCTCCACCCCGTCGAAGCTCTCGAAGCGCACGAGTTCGGACGATGAGAAGCGGTCACGGGGGATCCCCCCCGTGGCGGCGTTCGTCCAGCGTTCGGTCTCGCCCGTTTCGCACTCGACGACGTAGACGGTCGTGTTCTCGGTGTCGCCGGTGGCGCTCGCCGCGAAGCGCTCTCCGGTAGGATCGAAGCTCACGCCGCCGGCGACCCCCTTGGGCAGATCGGGCGCCGGGAACGCGTCGATCGCCGTCCCGTCGACGAGTTCACCCGCCGTGAGCTCCGTGTAGCCGTCGACGTTCCGCGAGTAGACCACCCGCCCGCTCTCCTCGTCCACCGCGACCCCGTCGACGTTCCATCTCCCCCCGTCCTCGACCGTCGAGAGGTCGCCCGTCTCGGTATCGAGACGCGCGAGATACAGCGTGTCGCTGTCGAGATCGGTCACGAGGTAGATCCCGCCGTCGGGCCCCCAGTTCGGGCTCTGGAACCGAACCCGGCCCTCGTGGGGCGTTAGATGGGTCAGTTCACCCGAATCGACCTCCGGAACGTACACGTCCTGATCGAAACTGGAGTAGGCCTCGGTGACGATCAAACGGGAATCGTCGGGACCGAAGCCGCCGACTTTGAGCCAGCCGTCGCCCTCGAAGACGCGAGTCGCCTCCGCGCCGCGCTCGTCGCGGCCCTGCACGTAGACGTCGAAGACCGCCTCGTCGCGGCGGTTCGAGGCGAACGCGAACCGGTCGCCGTCGTGGGACCAGCCGCCGAATCTGTGCTTGGCGCTCGGTTCGCCGGTCAGCGGCGCGATCGAGCCGTCGTCGGACAGGAGAAAGAGCTGTTGGCGCTCGTTCCCGCCCTCGTCCATCCCGAAGACCAGTTCGGGGCGTTCGGGCGAGAAGGCCGCGAAGGTGACCCGCTCGTCGTAGAAGGTGTGTTGCTCGGGCCACGCCCGGGGGGCGTCGAGCGACCACACCTGCGGGACGCCCGTGGTGTCCATCAGGAAGGAGAGCCGCTCGCCCTCGGGACCGAACGACGCCCCGTAGGCGCTGCGGACGTTGAGATAGCGTTCGAACTCGTATGCCATGTGGCGGCGTGTCTCCCCGGCGGTATAGGGGTTCGGATCGCAGCGTCGACGAGGCCGGTACAGTTCATCAACCGACATGTGGTGTACGGGACGAGCCGTCCCCGACCCGCCACGTTCGTCGGGCGGCGCCGAGCGAACAGGTTTTTATCACACCGATTCCTGTCCGAGCGTATGAATGTCGCGTTCGTCCACGCCGTGCCCGACGCCGAGACGGCGCTGGCCGGACGAACGCGGTATCTCGCGGAACTGTTCGCGGGGCGGGGCCACGACGTGCGGGTGTTCTGTCGGCGGTGGTGGGACGGAAAGTACGAGGAGTTCGAGCGCGGGGGCGTGAGCTACCGCGCCGTGAGCGACTCCGAGCGCTGGTTCGCCCCCCGCCTCCCCGGCGCGCTCGGCGACGTTCGCCCGGACGTCGTCCACGCCGCCGGTTCGGAGCCGGGCGCCGTCCTCGCCGCCCGACTGGCGGGCGCCCGGCTGGTCGTCGAGTGGTGTGGCGAGGAGGCCCCACGGCTGCTCGACCGGGCGTTCTCGGCCGCCGATCGGGTCTGCGTCCCCTCCGAGCACGTCCGGACGAAGGTCCGCGAGCGGGGCGCGGACGCGACGGTCGTCCCCGAGGGACTCCCCATCGAGGCTGTTCGGGCGGCCGAGCCCTCGGGGTCGGCGGCGCTCGTCTGGGCGGGTCGACTCGACGAGCACGCGGGCCTCGAGGGGTTGTTGCTCGCGCTCGCGGAGTTCGGGGACCGGGAGTGGCGAACGCTCGTGATCGGCGAGGGTCCCGAACGGGAGCGCTACGAGCGGTTGACGGCCGACCTGCGGGTCGAACACCGGGTGGACTTCGTCGGTCGGCTGGCCGTCGAAGAACGCATCGCCCGTTTCAAGGGCGCACACGCGGTCGTCCACACGGCCGATCGCTGTCCGTTCGCGGGCGACCTCCTGCTCGCGCTGTGGTGTGGCTGCGTCGGGATCGTCGAGTACCGGCGCGATTCGGCGGCCCACGAACTCGTCGCGGGCCACGAGCGGGGGATCGGTGTGACCGACGAGGAGGGACTCGTCGACGCGATCGAGGCCGCCGCCGGGTTCCCACACGAGAGCTACGACGGCCGCTTCGAGCGGTTCTCGAACGGGGCGGTGGTCGAGCGGTATCGCGAGGTCTATCGCGAACTCGGGATGGGCGAGTGATCAGTCGGCGGTCGGGGAGCCGACGGGGGGGCCGCTCAGATACGCGGCGGCGAGGATCGTCACGGCGATCAGGAAGTCGAGTCCGTGGCCGAGGAGGTGGTGGACGGTCATCGGGACGTATCCGAAGACGGTTCCCAGCCCGACGGCGGTCCGGACGACGAGCGCGCCGAGGGCGATCAACACCAGCAGATACCGTGGGGAACGACGGCGAGCGAAGACGGCCAGGCCGATCAGGAACAGCACCAGCGTTCCCAGCGCCGCGAGCAGGATGACTGCGAGCAACAACGGGGTGTGTTCCGCCGCCGGCCACCCCGACTGAAGGGCGACGCCGAGCGCGTTCATCTGAATCGACGCGACTGTTCGACACCGGCGTACAAGTCCGTTGTGCTTACGGACGGTAAGATGGGCATATACTTCCTCGTGGCCCTCCTTGCGGCAACCACCCTCCCGCAATGAGTTCGACGAACGAGACCCGACGACGCGTCCGTGAACACGTCCATTCCCAGCCGGGGATTCACTTCAACGCGCTCGTTCGTGACTCCGCGTTCGCGCCGGACCAGATCCAGTACCACCTCCGCCGGCTCCTGCGCGCGGGGGAAGTGGCCGAGGAACGGCTCTACGGGCGAACCCACTACTTCCCGCCCGAGCACGACGCCTGGGAACGCCGGACGCTCGCGCTCGTTCGTCGCGAAACCGCCCGCGAGGTGCTGACCCACCTCCTCGAACACGAGGGGGCGAAACCCGCGGCGGTCGCAGACTCCCTCGGGATCGCCCGCAGCACCCTCGAATGGCACCTCGGTCGACTCGAGGAACAGGGGATCGTCGGGAAGGACCGCGACGAGCGCAATCGGGTGACGCTTTTCGTCTCCCATCCCGATCGGACCGCCAGACTGCTCGCGGAGACCACCGACTCGCTTCCGGATCGGTTCGCCGACCGGTTCATGCGGCTGGTCGACGACCTCTTCGAGGAGTGAGTTTCGACGCTCGAACCACAATCGAGAGGGGGACCGGGGTGCAATCGACGGGGTGATGAATCGAGGACGGCGGCCCCGGAGGTCGGCGTGAGTCGAGCGCGGCCCCGGTGGGTCCGGATCGCGCTGGTGTTAGCGGTGCTGTACGCGCTTCTCGCGGGCGTGCCGCTCGCCGGTGCCCACGCCTACCTGAGCGAGACGACGCCCGAAAACGGCGAACAGGTCGAAGAACCACCCGGAGACGTGATCCTCTCGTTCAGCGGCGACGGCGTCCAGCTCGCGGAGGTCTCGGTGGTCGGCCCCGGCGGCGAGGACGTAAGCGGCGAGGCACGCGTCGATCCCGACGACAGCCGCCTCGTCTCGGTGCCGGTCGAGGGCGACGGCGAGGGGACCTACGTCGTCGAGTGGGAGGTGCTCGCCGCCGACGGCCACATCACCGCCGGCTCGTATTTCTTCTCGGTCGGCGACGAGCCCCTCGACCGCGAGCAGGTGATCGGGATCTACGACGAGGAGGAGGAGGAACTCGCGCCGCTTGAGGCGGGCGCACGCGGTCTCGTCCTGCTCGCGCTGGTCGGGCTGGTCGGCGTCCCGCTGACGCTATGGATCGCCGTCTACCCGCTCGCGGGTCGGTTCGCCGTTCCGGTCGACCGTGCGGAACGGCGTGCGCTCGGGCTCCTCGCGTTCGCGGGGGGACTGTTGCTCGTGGGGGTCGTCGGCCTCGGCCTCGCCCAGAGCGCCTCGCTCGCGCCGTTGCTTTCCGTCGACGGGGTCGGGCGCTTTCTCGGCACCGACCTCGGGGCACTCTGGGTCGTGCAGTTGGGGCTCGCCGCGGTGGCCCTCGGAGCCCCGCTCGCCGCCCGATACCGATCGCTGAGGCGGCGCTACTGGCTGGGCGGGGCGCTCGTGGGCGCGGTGGGCGTCCAGCTCACGGTCAGCGCGACGAGCCACTCGGCGGGCCTGCTCGACGGGCTGGAAGGGGTGCTCGTCGATTTCGCACACATCGCCGGCGCGGCGTTCTGGGTCGGGGGCTTGCTCACGCTCGCGGTCGTTGTCCCCGCCCTCCTGAACCGGGCCGCGGCGGCCGACCGGGCGGCGATCGCCGCCGAGACGATCCGGCGCTTCTCGGTCGTCGCGCTCGTCGGCGTCACGCTCGCGGCGACGACCGGGCTGGTTCTGGCCGCGTGGCACGTCCCGAGCGCGGAGGCGCTGCTCTCGACGGTCTACGGGACCGCCCTCTCGGCGAAGACGCTGCTCGTCCTCCTCGCGCTCGGGCTCGGCGGGTTCGTCCGGTTCGTCCTGTTGCGCCGGCTCAGGGGGGCGAGCGACGCGAGCGCGTTCACCCGCGGCGTGCGGATCGAGGCGGGCGTTCTCGTCGCCGTCGTCCTCCTGTCGGCCGTGATCACCTCGGTACCGACCGCCGCCGTCGCCGGTGGCGGTCCCGGCGAGACGAGCGTCGACGGCGGGGACGTCTCGCTCTCGGTTCTGCCCGCCGAGGAGGGCAACGGGGTCGTGTTGGTCGACGAGGGCGAGCCGGTCGTCATCGAGACGGCCTTCGACGACGAGGCCGAGGACGTGAGTCTGCTCATGTACAACTCACAGGAGGACGTGACGCTCACGACGGAGTTGGAAGCGACCGAGGAGGGGCCCTACGCGACGGTACAGACGCTTCCCGCGCCGGGGAGCTGGGAGGTCCGCGTCTCGGCGCTGGTCGGGGGTACGTACACGGCCGAGTGGTTCGAGCTCTTCAGCGTCCCCGATCACCCGGGGCACGATCACGACCACACCGCACCCGTCGACGAGTCGTTCGTCACGTGGCTCCGGCTCGGCGCGCTCTGTGTCGGCGTCCTCGGAACGACGGCGGTCGCCGTCGAGACGGTGCTGTTCGACCGACGAGCACGGTAGCGGGTGGTTTCGATAACTGTACCATAACCAACAATAATACACGGCGACAGCCATCGGTATGGACACGACACGGCGGCGGTTCGTGCAGGTGGCGGGAAGCGGAGCGGCGGTCGGTCTCGCCGGGTGCATCGGTGACGACGGAGGGGACGGGGACGACGGCCACGACCACGACGATCACGATCACAGCCACGAGGGGGAGGGGAGCGGGGAGGCCGTCGGCAGCGAGGGGTTGATCTACGCGTTCGCGCCCGATACGATCGCGGTCATCGATCCCGAGGCGGGAGACGTCGTAACGGAAATTTCGGAGGAGATCGACGGCGCGGAGTGGGGCGATACACGAATCACGAGCGATCACTCGCGGATCTTCGCCAACGAGGGGGCGACGGCACAGGTGGTAGTGATCGACACGGAGACCCGCGAGATCGCCGACCGCGTGGACGTCGGCCCGGACCCGACCCACATCTACAACCCCGTCGAGGGCGAGATCTGGACCCACTCGGACGCCGAGGGGACCTTCTACGTGATCGACGTGGAATCGCTCGACGTGACGCCTGTCGAAGCCGGCCTCGAAGGCGAGGGTCACGGCAAACTCCTCGCGCACGAGGACCTCGGGACGACCGCCTACGCGACGAACGTGATCGACCCCGCCGTGCTCGTGATGGACCTCGAAGGGCGCGCGCGCGTCGACGAGATCCCCCTCGAGGGCGAGGGCGGCACACACTACAAGGCCTACGCGCCCGAAACCGGCTACGCCTACTTCCAGCGCGCGGGCGGACCGGGCGGGACGGCGGTGATCGACACCGTGACGAACGAGGTCGTCGACGCTCTCGAAGTCAGCGGGGGAATGTACATCACGCCCGACGGGACGTGGCTGGGCGTCCTCGGCGAGGACGAGGTCAGTTTTCTCGACGTGACGAGCGAGGAAAGCGAGATCGTCGCGTCGGTGCCCGTCGAGGGCGGCCCCGACGCGCTCCGATACCACGAGGTCGACGGGACCCTCTATGGCTTTACGGCGAACACGCTGACCCCCGACGCCTCGGTGATCGACCTCGACGCCTTCGAGGAGGTCGATCGGATCGAGGTCGGCGACATCGAGCGCCCGGAGGGGGCCGAGTTCCTCCACCGCTCGGGCGTCGCTGGCGCGAACTACTTCATCACGCCGGCCGACGCAGACGGGACCGTCGCTATCGTCGACATGGAAAGCATGGAGCTCATCGCGCAGGTCGAGGTCGCGCCCGGCGTCGACACCGTTCAGTTCGTCGGCGATTCCGGAAGCGGCCACACCGGTCAATGAAAAGAGCGCTCGGTTACTGCCCGTCGCCGGTCTCGATCGGGGTGCGGATCATGCTGCCCCACTCGGTCCACGAGCCGTCGTAGTTGCGGACGTCCTCGAAGCCCAGCAGTTCGCGCAGCGCGAACCACTCGATCGAGGAGCGTTCGCCGACGCGGCAGTAGGCGATGGTCGACTCCTCGCCGTCGATCCCCTTCTCGGCGTAGAGCTCGCGCAGT from Halalkalicoccus sp. NIPERK01 harbors:
- a CDS encoding YncE family protein, whose amino-acid sequence is MDTTRRRFVQVAGSGAAVGLAGCIGDDGGDGDDGHDHDDHDHSHEGEGSGEAVGSEGLIYAFAPDTIAVIDPEAGDVVTEISEEIDGAEWGDTRITSDHSRIFANEGATAQVVVIDTETREIADRVDVGPDPTHIYNPVEGEIWTHSDAEGTFYVIDVESLDVTPVEAGLEGEGHGKLLAHEDLGTTAYATNVIDPAVLVMDLEGRARVDEIPLEGEGGTHYKAYAPETGYAYFQRAGGPGGTAVIDTVTNEVVDALEVSGGMYITPDGTWLGVLGEDEVSFLDVTSEESEIVASVPVEGGPDALRYHEVDGTLYGFTANTLTPDASVIDLDAFEEVDRIEVGDIERPEGAEFLHRSGVAGANYFITPADADGTVAIVDMESMELIAQVEVAPGVDTVQFVGDSGSGHTGQ